One part of the Streptomyces lienomycini genome encodes these proteins:
- a CDS encoding rod shape-determining protein: MTASTPSLEALRRCHFAVDLGAARTRVYVKGAGLVVDQPSAAAINTRTGALIAVGEFAEKMTGRTPGYIRVVRPVSGGTVVDIEMAQRMLRHLLGDRVRRALRRKPRLRAAVCTPHDADPLSQRAAIETLVGLGARRVELVDTLIAAAVGCGLPVEQPEATMIMVCGAHATQVAVLSLGSIVTAVRIPVGGEAVDHAIVQLLRHQHELVLPSQSVRPLQLALSGNGLTPQGPSTTEIHGRDVATGLARSVRVDTATVRNAIQTPLTAVLDGIGKVLRDCPPDLVADLADRGIMMVGGSALLPGFDQMLRQATGMPVHIAERPDVCAVQGLGSMLEGRVEPLVLHPTSAD; the protein is encoded by the coding sequence ATGACCGCCAGTACCCCCAGCCTGGAGGCGCTGCGCCGCTGCCACTTCGCCGTCGACCTGGGCGCGGCGCGGACCCGCGTGTACGTGAAGGGTGCCGGGCTCGTCGTCGACCAGCCGTCCGCCGCGGCGATCAACACCCGGACCGGCGCGCTCATCGCGGTCGGCGAGTTCGCGGAGAAGATGACCGGCCGCACCCCGGGCTACATCCGCGTCGTACGGCCCGTCTCCGGCGGCACGGTCGTCGACATCGAGATGGCCCAGCGCATGCTGCGGCACCTGCTCGGCGACCGGGTCCGCCGGGCCCTGCGCCGCAAGCCCCGGCTGCGCGCCGCGGTCTGCACTCCGCACGACGCGGACCCGCTGTCCCAGCGGGCGGCGATCGAGACGCTGGTCGGGCTCGGCGCGCGCCGGGTGGAACTCGTCGACACGCTGATCGCCGCGGCGGTCGGCTGCGGACTGCCCGTGGAACAGCCCGAGGCGACCATGATCATGGTGTGCGGGGCGCACGCCACGCAGGTCGCGGTGCTCTCCCTCGGCTCGATCGTGACCGCCGTACGCATCCCGGTGGGCGGTGAGGCCGTGGACCACGCGATCGTGCAGCTCCTGCGCCACCAGCACGAACTGGTGCTTCCCAGCCAGTCCGTGCGCCCGCTGCAACTCGCCCTGTCCGGCAACGGGCTGACCCCGCAGGGGCCGTCCACCACCGAGATCCACGGGCGGGACGTGGCGACCGGCCTCGCGCGCAGTGTGCGGGTCGACACGGCCACGGTGCGCAACGCGATCCAGACGCCGCTGACGGCCGTGCTCGACGGCATCGGCAAGGTGCTGCGGGACTGCCCGCCGGATCTGGTCGCGGACCTCGCCGACCGCGGGATCATGATGGTCGGCGGGAGCGCGCTGCTGCCGGGCTTCGACCAGATGCTGCGTCAGGCCACGGGCATGCCGGTGCACATCGCGGAGCGGCCCGACGTGTGCGCGGTCCAGGGCCTCGGCAGCATGCTGGAGGGCCGGGTCGAGCCGCTGGTGCTGCACCCGACGTCCGCGGACTGA
- a CDS encoding sensor histidine kinase — translation MTARPAPRLTRLLEVVLEAGTDRGLRGVLQRIVDGAAELTGARCAALALTGPDVEGLAGIRTPGPGPAPEAAPRLRVPVHVHDAEFGELRLTGRPGAGPFTTEDEQLLRVLATQAGISIGNARLHETARQRERWIEGAAAVTTALLTEEGADDALTTVAERARLLAGASAGVILHPTAEGGMEIVTASTPDDPDGIVGATIAPGSPVLEQLLGGEPVFIADSATDPRMTTHVRHRFGPSMMLPLQAGGRLIGTLALPRRRGGPPYTDVERLLATQFASQAALALVLADARRGRERLAVYEDRDRIARDLHDLVVQRLFATGLMLESTQRRPGARDVGDILGRAVDELRSTVQEVRTAIFALQQPPADPPTGLRGRVLRETASAAARLGVAPSTHFRGAVDTRVPDRVADRLLTVLRRALTDASARAGVSRVEVVVDTPARSPQGREGVRLTVFDDGEKDGGGREGRGTTVCWWAPLGPGAAGARTGERR, via the coding sequence ATGACCGCGCGCCCCGCGCCCCGACTGACCCGCCTGCTGGAAGTCGTCCTGGAGGCCGGTACCGACCGGGGCCTGCGCGGCGTCCTGCAGCGCATCGTGGACGGCGCCGCCGAACTGACCGGCGCCCGCTGCGCGGCCCTGGCCCTCACCGGCCCCGACGTGGAGGGCCTCGCCGGGATCCGCACCCCGGGCCCGGGCCCCGCGCCGGAGGCGGCGCCCCGGCTGCGGGTGCCGGTCCACGTGCACGACGCGGAGTTCGGCGAGCTGCGGCTGACCGGGCGGCCCGGAGCCGGCCCGTTCACGACCGAGGACGAGCAGTTGCTGCGGGTCCTGGCCACGCAGGCCGGCATCTCGATCGGCAACGCCCGGCTGCACGAGACGGCCCGGCAGCGCGAGCGCTGGATCGAGGGCGCGGCGGCCGTCACCACCGCGCTGCTCACCGAGGAGGGCGCCGACGACGCCCTGACGACGGTCGCCGAACGGGCCCGGCTGCTGGCCGGCGCCTCCGCGGGCGTCATCCTGCACCCGACCGCCGAGGGCGGCATGGAGATCGTGACCGCCTCGACGCCCGACGACCCGGACGGCATCGTCGGCGCGACCATCGCACCGGGCAGTCCTGTACTGGAGCAACTGCTCGGCGGCGAGCCGGTGTTCATCGCCGACTCGGCGACCGATCCGCGGATGACCACGCACGTGCGGCACCGGTTCGGGCCGAGCATGATGCTGCCGCTGCAGGCCGGTGGCCGCCTGATCGGCACCCTCGCCCTGCCCCGCCGTCGCGGCGGGCCGCCCTACACGGACGTGGAACGGCTGCTCGCGACGCAGTTCGCCTCCCAGGCGGCCCTCGCCCTCGTGCTCGCCGACGCCCGGCGCGGCAGGGAGCGGCTCGCGGTGTACGAGGACCGTGACCGCATCGCCCGGGACCTGCACGACCTGGTGGTGCAGCGGCTGTTCGCCACCGGTCTGATGCTGGAGTCCACGCAGCGGAGGCCGGGGGCGCGGGACGTGGGCGACATCCTCGGCCGGGCGGTGGACGAGCTGCGGTCCACGGTCCAGGAGGTCCGTACCGCGATCTTCGCGTTGCAGCAGCCCCCGGCCGACCCGCCGACGGGGCTGCGCGGCCGGGTGCTGCGCGAGACCGCGTCCGCCGCCGCCCGGCTCGGCGTCGCACCGTCCACGCACTTCCGGGGCGCCGTCGACACCCGCGTACCCGACCGGGTCGCCGACCGCCTCCTCACCGTCCTGCGCCGCGCCCTGACCGACGCGTCCGCCCGCGCGGGCGTCTCCCGCGTCGAGGTCGTCGTCGACACGCCCGCCCGGTCGCCGCAGGGGCGGGAAGGGGTACGTCTGACGGTCTTCGACGACGGTGAGAAGGACGGGGGCGGCAGGGAGGGCCGGGGGACGACGGTCTGCTGGTGGGCGCCGCTCGGCCCGGGCGCGGCGGGGGCCCGGACCGGTGAGCGGCGATAG
- a CDS encoding ANTAR domain-containing protein, with protein MTPAAPVRPAGEPAALAVEGRVEAGRALLVPRGELVHGCADVLAEALAELPADVDRVNLDMGHVVFMDTAGLRFLDQLGGYGRRQAVPVTATNWHGQPLRVLELAGLDPADPLNTAVHRPRPDPRPAPETPEAPAERLHVLEEEVAQLRRAIASRPVIDQARGVLMALHACTSDEAWHLLRETSQLSNTKLRDVAAAVTAGAESDGPPPPAEVRRALRTALARLGR; from the coding sequence ATGACCCCAGCGGCACCAGTACGACCGGCGGGTGAGCCGGCCGCCCTGGCCGTCGAGGGCCGGGTGGAGGCGGGCCGGGCGCTGCTCGTCCCACGGGGAGAGCTCGTCCACGGGTGCGCGGACGTCCTCGCCGAGGCGCTGGCCGAACTGCCCGCCGACGTGGACCGGGTGAACCTGGACATGGGACACGTGGTGTTCATGGACACGGCCGGTCTGCGCTTCCTGGACCAGCTCGGCGGCTACGGCCGACGGCAGGCGGTGCCGGTGACGGCCACGAACTGGCACGGCCAGCCGCTGCGCGTCCTGGAACTGGCCGGCCTGGACCCCGCCGACCCCCTGAACACCGCGGTCCACCGGCCCCGGCCGGACCCCCGGCCCGCCCCCGAGACCCCCGAGGCGCCCGCCGAGCGGCTGCACGTCCTCGAGGAGGAGGTGGCCCAGCTGCGCCGGGCGATCGCCTCCCGTCCCGTCATCGACCAGGCGCGGGGCGTGCTGATGGCGCTGCACGCCTGCACCTCGGACGAGGCGTGGCACCTCCTGCGCGAGACGTCCCAGTTGTCCAACACAAAGCTCCGCGACGTCGCCGCCGCCGTCACCGCGGGCGCCGAGAGCGACGGACCGCCCCCGCCTGCGGAGGTGCGCAGGGCCCTGCGGACGGCACTGGCCCGCCTCGGACGCTGA
- a CDS encoding DUF6571 family protein codes for MTTDLSKLTTAAGKWDDMAAEFKKLEAQYRRDVHGITLGQTWLGVSANAANGRFTVTLNEYKAAQKEAKAIASLLRDAHTQFADLRNKVESVRDDAVKARMKVSEQGYVSFDTSRLSEGERTAYVHDPSYQESARKAAGEWNQAITAAVKAVSDADDGVRIALEAVVVDANPMDGTFNGFNGQAKDDVEEYEAEHAKDIATRINGGEKVSAQDLAELKRSFRDNAGSKEFSRTFLDGLGASGTLKFTNSLNDLAYGGDPGRKKDYLGLQKSLANTLSVATRDTGSEFYKKFRDDLRKAGVQKFDLDVAGDKIPVGTGHGQQVRGYQSLITLMQQGDGYSGRFLADVADDIRAAEDKKQGGDPDIWDLRGRFEGKEDGWFANDPLDGVLGIMSRDPETATSYLDPGPGDKNDNLKYLLTERDWNHVDTSTWTGNIERTGKDTFDQDVRAGLGLALEAGTTGNRPGAEGTEFGRHSAEQARIMHDAVNYLDYGAADGKSGEDKDHPRVGKADELLATDEYAAVRESLANALADYSPDMVDIIDGDAPGGRAGEKDAYAQGDDDSRIQNSRSSLLRVMRGVSEADDVSNFERMYQAQQGYMSQELMNGEFTSDTAVTNQARKVGEVTGALNAVGGDVRMDVHDEKISDATDKRFYGYHLGGGLITGIPVIGDGAQRLVDISLNEWLSGVQAEEGSLSKEELSRGNDVAEDKLDAYFDKWGEERHMNPDWTDAAAGEAGQSYYKGRETAYEALRSRT; via the coding sequence ATGACCACAGACCTGTCCAAGCTCACCACGGCCGCGGGCAAGTGGGACGACATGGCGGCCGAGTTCAAGAAGCTCGAAGCTCAGTACAGACGTGACGTGCACGGGATCACCTTGGGGCAGACGTGGCTCGGCGTGAGCGCGAACGCCGCGAACGGCCGGTTCACCGTGACGCTCAACGAGTACAAGGCCGCCCAGAAGGAGGCCAAGGCCATCGCCTCCCTGCTGCGCGACGCGCATACGCAGTTCGCCGACTTGCGGAACAAGGTGGAGAGCGTCCGCGACGACGCCGTCAAGGCCCGGATGAAGGTCTCCGAGCAGGGCTACGTCTCCTTCGACACCTCGCGGCTCAGCGAGGGCGAACGCACCGCCTATGTGCACGACCCCAGTTACCAGGAGTCCGCACGCAAGGCGGCAGGCGAGTGGAACCAGGCCATCACCGCGGCGGTCAAAGCGGTTTCCGATGCCGATGACGGCGTCCGGATCGCCCTGGAGGCGGTGGTCGTCGACGCCAACCCGATGGACGGCACCTTCAACGGCTTCAACGGCCAAGCGAAGGACGACGTTGAGGAGTACGAGGCGGAGCACGCGAAGGACATCGCCACCAGGATCAACGGCGGTGAGAAGGTCTCGGCGCAGGACCTGGCCGAACTCAAGCGATCGTTCCGGGACAACGCCGGCAGCAAGGAGTTCAGCCGGACCTTCCTCGACGGCCTCGGCGCATCCGGCACCCTCAAGTTCACCAACAGCCTGAACGACTTGGCGTACGGCGGCGACCCGGGCCGCAAGAAGGACTATCTGGGCCTTCAGAAGAGCCTCGCGAACACGCTCTCCGTCGCGACGCGGGACACCGGGTCCGAGTTCTACAAGAAGTTCCGTGACGACCTCCGGAAAGCGGGCGTCCAGAAGTTCGACCTGGACGTGGCCGGTGACAAGATCCCGGTCGGCACCGGTCACGGACAGCAGGTGCGCGGATATCAGAGCCTGATCACTCTCATGCAGCAGGGGGACGGGTACTCCGGCCGGTTCCTGGCGGACGTCGCCGACGACATCCGCGCCGCCGAGGACAAGAAGCAGGGGGGCGACCCGGACATCTGGGACCTGCGGGGACGGTTCGAGGGCAAGGAGGACGGCTGGTTCGCCAACGATCCCCTCGACGGTGTCCTCGGCATCATGTCCAGGGATCCGGAGACGGCCACCTCCTACCTGGACCCGGGGCCCGGCGACAAGAACGACAACCTCAAGTACCTGCTCACCGAGCGGGACTGGAACCACGTGGACACCAGCACCTGGACGGGGAACATCGAGAGGACCGGGAAGGACACCTTCGACCAGGATGTCCGTGCGGGGCTCGGACTCGCGCTGGAGGCGGGAACCACCGGGAACAGGCCCGGCGCCGAAGGGACGGAGTTCGGCCGGCACTCGGCCGAGCAGGCGCGCATCATGCACGACGCCGTCAACTACCTCGACTACGGGGCGGCCGACGGCAAGAGCGGTGAGGACAAGGACCACCCGCGCGTCGGCAAGGCGGACGAGTTGCTCGCGACCGACGAGTACGCGGCCGTACGCGAATCACTCGCCAACGCCCTGGCCGACTACTCGCCCGACATGGTGGACATCATCGACGGCGACGCGCCCGGAGGCAGGGCCGGCGAGAAGGACGCCTACGCTCAGGGCGACGACGACTCAAGGATCCAGAACAGCAGGAGCAGTCTGCTGCGCGTCATGCGGGGCGTCTCCGAGGCGGACGACGTCAGCAATTTCGAGCGGATGTACCAGGCACAGCAGGGGTACATGTCGCAGGAGCTGATGAACGGGGAGTTCACCAGCGACACCGCGGTCACCAACCAGGCACGCAAGGTCGGAGAGGTGACGGGCGCGCTCAACGCCGTCGGCGGCGACGTCAGGATGGACGTCCACGACGAGAAGATCAGCGACGCCACGGACAAGCGGTTCTACGGCTACCACCTCGGCGGTGGCCTGATCACCGGAATCCCGGTCATCGGCGACGGGGCCCAGCGTCTGGTGGACATCTCCCTCAACGAATGGCTCTCCGGCGTACAGGCGGAAGAGGGCTCGCTGTCCAAGGAAGAACTCAGCCGGGGCAACGACGTCGCCGAGGACAAGCTCGACGCCTACTTCGACAAGTGGGGCGAGGAGCGCCACATGAACCCCGACTGGACGGATGCGGCAGCGGGAGAGGCCGGGCAGAGCTACTACAAGGGCCGCGAGACAGCGTACGAAGCTCTGCGCTCACGCACCTGA
- a CDS encoding YtxH domain-containing protein has translation MRYRLTFVVGVAVGYVLGTKAGRERYEQLRKSARQVAQNPAVRNTAESAAQQGRHFADKAYHVVSDKVGDRMPDSVAHRVRSLRERGTNGSGPDDWGTSNT, from the coding sequence ATGCGTTACCGGCTCACGTTCGTCGTCGGAGTAGCGGTGGGTTACGTGCTCGGCACCAAGGCCGGGCGGGAGCGCTACGAGCAGTTGCGGAAGTCCGCGCGGCAGGTCGCGCAGAACCCGGCCGTGCGCAACACCGCCGAGTCGGCGGCCCAGCAGGGCAGGCACTTCGCCGACAAGGCGTACCACGTGGTGAGCGACAAGGTCGGTGACCGGATGCCCGACTCGGTGGCCCACCGGGTCCGCTCGCTGCGGGAACGCGGTACGAACGGCAGCGGCCCGGACGACTGGGGCACCAGCAACACCTGA
- a CDS encoding xylulokinase has product MGIVAGLDSSPDFTRIVVCDSDTGAVLRQGYAPHPLESPEGGGRPADVDPQAWLLSLGEAAGGGLLEGVQAIGVSAQANSVVPLDAQGNTVRPALVGGDRRSQVAAADLIDALGGREAWAQAVGSVPQTAQPVTKLRWLARAEPEAAARTAVLLQAHDWLVWQLLGRPARRTTDRGGASGTGYWSAATGGYRPDLVELALGHQVMLPEVIGPAEAAGTTPEGLLISAGTGETQAAAFGLGIGLGDAVVSLGASGSVMAVHNEPLVDQSGMITALADATGMHLPVVTTLNAVRTLRGAAELLGAADLEGLSELAMKSTPGSHGLVLLPYLEGERTPNLPHTAGTLAGLRRESMRPEHLARAAFEGMLCGLADALDVLRGRGVDVRRVFLLGAAAELPAVQAAAPALFGTQVVVPQPADYAAIGSARQAAWALGVSQGVLDPRTPPVWQGAVAQVLEPGEELAVGQAVRQQFVAVREQTHPGALRG; this is encoded by the coding sequence ATGGGGATAGTCGCCGGGTTGGACAGTTCGCCCGATTTCACTCGTATCGTCGTCTGCGATTCGGACACGGGTGCCGTGCTGCGCCAGGGCTACGCGCCGCACCCGCTGGAGAGCCCCGAGGGCGGGGGCCGTCCCGCGGACGTCGATCCGCAGGCCTGGCTGCTGTCCCTCGGGGAGGCGGCCGGCGGCGGCCTCCTTGAGGGCGTGCAGGCCATCGGCGTGTCGGCGCAGGCCAACTCGGTCGTGCCGCTGGACGCGCAGGGCAACACCGTGCGTCCGGCCCTGGTCGGCGGCGACCGGCGCTCCCAGGTGGCGGCGGCCGACCTGATCGACGCGCTCGGCGGCCGCGAGGCGTGGGCGCAGGCCGTGGGTTCGGTGCCGCAGACCGCGCAGCCGGTGACGAAGCTGCGCTGGCTGGCGCGGGCCGAACCGGAGGCCGCCGCGCGCACCGCCGTCCTGCTCCAGGCCCACGACTGGCTGGTGTGGCAGCTGCTCGGGCGGCCGGCGCGGCGGACCACGGACCGGGGCGGGGCGTCCGGCACCGGCTACTGGTCGGCGGCGACCGGCGGCTACCGGCCCGACCTGGTCGAGCTGGCGCTCGGCCACCAGGTGATGCTGCCCGAGGTGATCGGCCCGGCCGAGGCCGCCGGTACGACGCCGGAGGGGCTGCTGATCTCCGCCGGGACCGGCGAGACCCAGGCCGCCGCCTTCGGACTGGGGATCGGCCTCGGCGACGCGGTGGTGTCGCTGGGCGCGTCCGGGTCCGTGATGGCCGTGCACAACGAGCCGCTCGTCGACCAGTCCGGCATGATCACCGCCCTCGCCGACGCCACCGGCATGCACCTGCCGGTCGTCACCACCCTGAACGCCGTACGGACCCTGCGCGGCGCCGCCGAACTGCTGGGCGCGGCGGACCTGGAGGGCCTGTCCGAGCTGGCGATGAAGTCGACACCCGGGTCGCACGGGCTGGTGCTGCTGCCCTACCTGGAGGGCGAGCGGACGCCGAACCTGCCGCACACCGCCGGGACGCTGGCCGGTCTGCGGCGCGAGTCGATGAGGCCGGAGCACCTGGCGCGGGCCGCGTTCGAGGGCATGCTGTGCGGTCTCGCCGACGCCCTGGACGTGCTGCGCGGCCGGGGCGTGGACGTACGCCGGGTGTTCCTGCTGGGCGCGGCGGCCGAGCTGCCCGCGGTGCAGGCGGCGGCGCCGGCGCTGTTCGGGACGCAGGTCGTCGTGCCGCAGCCCGCGGACTACGCGGCGATCGGCTCGGCCCGGCAGGCGGCCTGGGCGCTGGGCGTCTCCCAGGGCGTGCTGGACCCGCGCACTCCCCCGGTCTGGCAGGGCGCGGTGGCGCAGGTGCTGGAGCCGGGCGAGGAGCTGGCGGTGGGGCAGGCGGTGCGCCAGCAGTTCGTGGCGGTGCGGGAGCAGACGCATCCGGGGGCGCTGCGCGGGTGA
- a CDS encoding ABC transporter ATP-binding protein produces the protein MLIRLLRTCLRPYKKPIALLVALQFLQTCASLYLPTLNADIIDDGVVKGDSGYILSYGALMIGISLAQVVCNIGAVFYGARTAAALGRDVRGAVFDRVQSFSAREVGDFGAPSLITRTTNDVQQVQMLALMTFTLMVSAPIMCVGGIVMALGLDVPLSGVLVGVVPVLAVCVTLIVRKLRPLFRAMQVRLDTVNRVLREQITGNRVIRAFVRDEYEQQRFRKANADLTEVALGTGNLLALMFPVVMTVVNLSSIAVVWFGAHRIDSGGMQIGDLTAFLAYLMQIVMSVMMATFMFMMVPRAEVCAERIQEVLETESSVVPPVAPVTRLRRHGHLEIRGAGFRYPGAEEPVLRNIELVAKPGETTAVIGSTGSGKSTLLGLVPRLFDATDGEVLVNGVDVRTVAPKTLAEVVSLVPQKPYLFAGTVATNLRYGNPAATDEELWHALEVAQAKEFVAELEGGLDAPIAQGGTNVSGGQRQRIAIARTLVQRPEIYLFDDSFSALDYATDAALRAALGRETAEATVVIVAQRVATIRDADRIIVLDEGRVVGVGRHHELMADNETYREIVLSQLTEAEAA, from the coding sequence GTGCTCATACGACTCCTGCGGACCTGTCTCAGGCCCTACAAGAAACCCATCGCCCTGCTGGTGGCGCTGCAGTTCCTGCAGACCTGCGCCTCCCTGTACCTGCCGACCCTGAACGCGGACATCATCGACGACGGTGTCGTGAAGGGTGACTCGGGCTACATCCTGAGCTACGGCGCCCTGATGATCGGCATCTCGCTGGCCCAGGTGGTGTGCAACATCGGCGCGGTCTTCTACGGCGCGCGCACGGCCGCCGCCCTCGGCCGGGACGTACGGGGTGCCGTCTTCGACCGGGTGCAGTCCTTCTCGGCGCGCGAGGTGGGCGACTTCGGCGCCCCCTCGCTGATCACCCGGACGACCAACGACGTGCAGCAGGTCCAGATGCTGGCCCTGATGACGTTCACGCTGATGGTGTCGGCGCCGATCATGTGCGTGGGCGGCATCGTGATGGCGCTCGGCCTGGACGTGCCGCTGTCCGGGGTGCTCGTCGGGGTGGTGCCGGTGCTGGCGGTCTGCGTCACGCTGATCGTGCGGAAGCTGCGCCCGCTGTTCCGGGCCATGCAGGTGCGGCTGGACACGGTGAACCGGGTGCTGCGCGAGCAGATCACCGGCAACCGCGTCATCCGCGCCTTCGTGCGCGACGAGTACGAGCAGCAGCGCTTCAGGAAGGCCAACGCCGACCTCACCGAGGTGGCGCTGGGCACCGGCAACCTGCTGGCGCTGATGTTCCCGGTGGTCATGACGGTGGTGAACCTGTCGTCGATCGCGGTGGTGTGGTTCGGCGCCCACCGGATCGACAGCGGCGGGATGCAGATCGGCGACCTGACGGCGTTCCTCGCCTACCTGATGCAGATCGTCATGTCCGTGATGATGGCCACCTTCATGTTCATGATGGTGCCGCGTGCGGAGGTGTGCGCCGAGCGCATCCAGGAGGTCCTGGAGACCGAGAGCAGTGTGGTGCCGCCGGTGGCACCGGTCACCCGGTTGCGCCGGCACGGGCATCTGGAGATCCGGGGCGCGGGCTTCCGCTATCCCGGCGCGGAGGAGCCGGTGCTGCGCAACATCGAGCTGGTGGCCAAGCCGGGCGAGACGACCGCCGTCATCGGCTCGACCGGCAGCGGCAAGTCGACCCTGCTGGGCCTGGTCCCCCGGCTCTTCGACGCCACCGACGGGGAGGTCCTGGTCAACGGGGTGGACGTGCGGACCGTGGCCCCGAAGACGCTGGCCGAGGTGGTGAGCCTGGTCCCGCAGAAGCCGTACCTGTTCGCGGGCACCGTCGCGACGAATCTGCGCTACGGCAATCCGGCCGCCACCGACGAGGAGCTGTGGCACGCGCTGGAGGTGGCGCAGGCCAAGGAGTTCGTCGCCGAGCTGGAGGGCGGGCTCGACGCGCCGATCGCGCAGGGCGGCACGAACGTGTCGGGCGGTCAGCGCCAGCGGATCGCCATCGCCCGGACGCTGGTCCAGCGCCCGGAGATCTACCTCTTCGACGACTCCTTCTCCGCCCTCGACTACGCCACCGACGCGGCGCTGCGGGCCGCGCTGGGCCGGGAGACGGCCGAGGCGACCGTGGTGATCGTCGCGCAGCGGGTGGCGACCATCCGGGACGCGGACCGGATCATCGTGCTGGACGAGGGGCGGGTGGTCGGTGTGGGCCGGCACCACGAGCTGATGGCGGACAACGAGACCTACCGGGAGATCGTGCTCTCCCAGCTGACGGAAGCGGAGGCCGCCTGA
- a CDS encoding ABC transporter ATP-binding protein, whose protein sequence is MAGPAGRMMAGAGRPDQRSMDFKGSSKRLVAQFRPERATLFTLLACVVVSVGLNVVGPKILGRATDLVFAGIVGRDMPSGATKEQVLDSMRERGDGNVADMLRSTDFTPGRGIDFGAVGEVLLLALATFAVAGLLMAVATRLVNRAVNRTMFRLREDVQTKLSRLPLSYFDTRQRGEVLSRATNDIDNIQQTLQQSMGQLINSLLTIIGVLAMMFYVSWILALVALVTVPLSFVVATRVGKRSQPQFVQQWRSTGQLNAHIEEMYTGHALVKVFGRQEESAKQFAEQNDALYEAGFKAQFNSGIMQPLMMFVSNLNYVLVAVVGGLRVASGTLSIGDVQAFIQYSRQFSMPLTQVASMANLVQSGVASAERIFELLDAEEQSADPIPGARPEDLRGRVELEHVSFRYDPEKPLIEDLSLKVEPGHTVAIVGPTGAGKTTLVNLLMRFYEVSGGRIALDGVDIAKMSRDELRAGIGMVLQDTWLFGGTIAENIAYGASREVTRGEIEEAARAAHVDRFVRTLPDGYDTVIDDEGTGVSAGEKQLITIARAFLSDPVILVLDEATSSVDTRTEVLIQKAMAKLAHGRTSFVIAHRLSTIRDADTILVMENGSIVEQGAHSELLAADGAYARLYQAQFAQAVAEVD, encoded by the coding sequence ATGGCCGGGCCTGCGGGTCGCATGATGGCCGGGGCGGGCCGCCCCGACCAGCGTTCCATGGACTTCAAGGGGTCGAGCAAACGGCTCGTCGCCCAGTTCCGGCCGGAACGGGCCACGCTGTTCACGCTGCTGGCGTGCGTGGTGGTCAGCGTCGGCCTCAACGTGGTCGGGCCGAAGATCCTCGGCCGGGCCACCGACCTGGTCTTCGCGGGCATCGTCGGGCGGGACATGCCGTCCGGCGCCACGAAGGAGCAGGTCCTGGACTCCATGCGGGAGCGCGGTGACGGCAACGTCGCCGACATGCTCCGCAGCACGGACTTCACGCCGGGCCGGGGCATCGACTTCGGTGCGGTCGGCGAGGTGCTGCTCCTCGCGCTGGCGACGTTCGCCGTGGCCGGGCTGCTGATGGCGGTGGCCACCCGGCTGGTGAACCGGGCGGTGAACCGGACGATGTTCCGGCTGCGCGAGGACGTGCAGACGAAGCTGTCCCGGCTGCCGCTGTCGTACTTCGACACCCGCCAGCGCGGCGAGGTGCTCAGCCGCGCCACCAACGACATCGACAACATCCAGCAGACCCTCCAGCAGTCGATGGGCCAGCTGATCAACTCGCTGCTCACCATCATCGGCGTGCTGGCGATGATGTTCTACGTGTCCTGGATCCTGGCGCTGGTAGCGCTGGTGACCGTGCCGCTGTCGTTCGTGGTGGCGACGCGGGTGGGCAAGCGGTCGCAGCCGCAGTTCGTGCAGCAGTGGCGCTCCACGGGGCAGCTGAACGCGCACATCGAGGAGATGTACACCGGGCACGCGCTGGTGAAGGTGTTCGGGCGGCAGGAGGAGTCGGCGAAGCAGTTCGCCGAGCAGAACGACGCACTGTACGAGGCCGGGTTCAAGGCGCAGTTCAACAGCGGGATCATGCAGCCGCTGATGATGTTCGTGTCCAATCTGAACTACGTGCTGGTCGCGGTGGTCGGCGGTCTGCGGGTCGCCTCGGGCACGCTGTCCATCGGCGACGTGCAGGCCTTCATCCAGTACTCCCGGCAGTTCTCGATGCCGCTGACGCAGGTCGCGTCGATGGCGAACCTGGTGCAGTCGGGCGTGGCGTCGGCGGAGCGGATCTTCGAGCTGCTCGACGCCGAGGAGCAGTCGGCGGACCCGATCCCGGGCGCCCGGCCGGAGGACCTGCGCGGGCGGGTGGAGCTGGAGCACGTCTCCTTCCGGTACGACCCGGAGAAGCCGCTGATCGAGGACCTGTCGCTGAAGGTGGAGCCCGGCCACACGGTCGCCATCGTCGGCCCGACGGGGGCCGGCAAGACGACCCTGGTCAATCTGCTGATGCGGTTCTACGAGGTGTCCGGCGGGCGGATCGCCCTGGACGGCGTCGACATAGCGAAGATGTCCCGGGACGAGCTGCGGGCCGGCATCGGCATGGTGCTCCAGGACACCTGGCTGTTCGGCGGCACCATCGCGGAGAACATCGCGTACGGGGCGTCGCGGGAGGTCACCCGCGGGGAGATCGAGGAGGCCGCGCGGGCCGCGCACGTCGACCGGTTCGTACGGACGCTGCCCGACGGCTACGACACGGTGATCGACGACGAGGGCACGGGGGTGAGCGCGGGCGAGAAGCAGCTCATCACCATCGCGCGGGCGTTCCTGTCCGACCCGGTGATCCTGGTGCTGGACGAGGCGACGTCGTCCGTGGACACGCGCACCGAGGTGCTGATCCAGAAGGCGATGGCGAAGCTGGCGCACGGGCGGACGTCGTTCGTGATCGCGCACCGGCTGTCGACGATCCGGGACGCGGACACGATCCTGGTGATGGAGAACGGGTCGATCGTCGAGCAGGGAGCGCACTCCGAGCTGCTCGCGGCCGACGGCGCGTACGCCCGGCTGTACCAGGCGCAGTTCGCGCAGGCCGTGGCCGAGGTGGACTGA